From the Phyllostomus discolor isolate MPI-MPIP mPhyDis1 chromosome 7, mPhyDis1.pri.v3, whole genome shotgun sequence genome, one window contains:
- the ABHD5 gene encoding 1-acylglycerol-3-phosphate O-acyltransferase ABHD5 isoform X1, whose protein sequence is MAAEDEDICERSGWLAGWLPTWCPTSASHLKEAEEKMLKCVPCTYKKEPVHISNGNKIWTLTLAHSVSNKTPLVLLHGFGGGLGLWALNFGDLCTNRPVYAFDLLGFGRSSRPVFDSDAEEAENQFVDSIEEWRCALGLDKMILLGHNLGGFLAAAYSLKYPSRVNHLILVEPWGFPERPDLADQDRPIPVWIRALGAALTPFNPLAGLRIAGPFGLSLVQRLRPDFKRKYASMFEDDTVTEYIYHCNVQSPSGETAFRNMTIPYGWAKRPMLQRIGKLDPDIPVSVIFGARSCIDGNSGTSIQSLRPHSYVKTINLYLMEMSRAGQSTFTVAILGAGHYVYADQPEEFNHKVKEICDSVD, encoded by the exons GTCAGGATGGCTGGCTGGTTGGCTCCCCACGTGGTGCCCTACGTCTGCGTCACACCTTAAAGAAGCCgaagagaaaatgttaaaat gtGTCCCCTGCACATACAAAAAGGAACCTGTTCATATatctaatggaaataaaatatggaCACTGACACTTGCTCACAGTGTTTCAAATAAGACTCCACTGGTCCTCCTCCATGGTTTTGGAGGAGGGCTTGGACTCTGGGCACTGAATTTTGGAGACCTTTGCACCAATAGACCCGTCTATGCCTTTGACCTGCTGGGCTTTGGAAGAAGCAGTAGGCCCGTGTTTGACAGCGACGCGGAAGAGGCGGAGAACCAGTTTGTGGACTCCATTGAAGAGTGGCGGTGTGCCCTAGGACTGGACAAAATGATCTTGCTTGGACACAACCTTGGTGGCTTCTTGGCTGCTGCTTACTCCCTGAAGTACCCGTCAAG GGTCAACCATCTCATTTTAGTGGAGCCGTGGGGTTTCCCTGAGCGGCCGGACCTTGCGGATCAAGACAGACCAATTCCAGTGTGGATCCGAGCCCTGGGAGCAGCGCTGACCCCCTTCAACCCCCTGGCGGGCCTCCGGATCGCAGGGCCCTTCG GCTTGAGCCTGGTGCAGCGCCTGAGGCCCGACTTCAAGCGGAAGTACGCCTCCATGTTCGAAGACGACACCGTGACGGAGTACATCTACCACTGCAACGTGCAGTCTCCCAG CGGTGAGACGGCGTTCAGAAACATGACTATTCCCTACGGGTGGGCCAAACGGCCCATGCTGCAGCGGATCGGCAAGCTGGACCCCGACATTCCGGTCTCCGTGATCTTCGGGGCCCGCTCCTGCATAGACGGCAACTCCGGCACCAGCATCCAGTCGCTGCGGCCGCACTCCTACGTGAAGACCATC aatCTTTATTTGATGGAAATGTCCAGGGCGGGGCAAAGTACCTTTACAGTT gccaTCCTCGGCGCGGGGCACTACGTGTACGCAGACCAGCCGGAGGAGTTCAACCACAAGGTGAAGGAGATCTGCGACAGCGTGGACTGA
- the ABHD5 gene encoding 1-acylglycerol-3-phosphate O-acyltransferase ABHD5 isoform X2, which yields MAAEDEDICERSGWLAGWLPTWCPTSASHLKEAEEKMLKCVPCTYKKEPVHISNGNKIWTLTLAHSVSNKTPLVLLHGFGGGLGLWALNFGDLCTNRPVYAFDLLGFGRSSRPVFDSDAEEAENQFVDSIEEWRCALGLDKMILLGHNLGGFLAAAYSLKYPSRVNHLILVEPWGFPERPDLADQDRPIPVWIRALGAALTPFNPLAGLRIAGPFGLSLVQRLRPDFKRKYASMFEDDTVTEYIYHCNVQSPSGETAFRNMTIPYGWAKRPMLQRIGKLDPDIPVSVIFGARSCIDGNSGTSIQSLRPHSYVKTIAILGAGHYVYADQPEEFNHKVKEICDSVD from the exons GTCAGGATGGCTGGCTGGTTGGCTCCCCACGTGGTGCCCTACGTCTGCGTCACACCTTAAAGAAGCCgaagagaaaatgttaaaat gtGTCCCCTGCACATACAAAAAGGAACCTGTTCATATatctaatggaaataaaatatggaCACTGACACTTGCTCACAGTGTTTCAAATAAGACTCCACTGGTCCTCCTCCATGGTTTTGGAGGAGGGCTTGGACTCTGGGCACTGAATTTTGGAGACCTTTGCACCAATAGACCCGTCTATGCCTTTGACCTGCTGGGCTTTGGAAGAAGCAGTAGGCCCGTGTTTGACAGCGACGCGGAAGAGGCGGAGAACCAGTTTGTGGACTCCATTGAAGAGTGGCGGTGTGCCCTAGGACTGGACAAAATGATCTTGCTTGGACACAACCTTGGTGGCTTCTTGGCTGCTGCTTACTCCCTGAAGTACCCGTCAAG GGTCAACCATCTCATTTTAGTGGAGCCGTGGGGTTTCCCTGAGCGGCCGGACCTTGCGGATCAAGACAGACCAATTCCAGTGTGGATCCGAGCCCTGGGAGCAGCGCTGACCCCCTTCAACCCCCTGGCGGGCCTCCGGATCGCAGGGCCCTTCG GCTTGAGCCTGGTGCAGCGCCTGAGGCCCGACTTCAAGCGGAAGTACGCCTCCATGTTCGAAGACGACACCGTGACGGAGTACATCTACCACTGCAACGTGCAGTCTCCCAG CGGTGAGACGGCGTTCAGAAACATGACTATTCCCTACGGGTGGGCCAAACGGCCCATGCTGCAGCGGATCGGCAAGCTGGACCCCGACATTCCGGTCTCCGTGATCTTCGGGGCCCGCTCCTGCATAGACGGCAACTCCGGCACCAGCATCCAGTCGCTGCGGCCGCACTCCTACGTGAAGACCATC gccaTCCTCGGCGCGGGGCACTACGTGTACGCAGACCAGCCGGAGGAGTTCAACCACAAGGTGAAGGAGATCTGCGACAGCGTGGACTGA